From a region of the Eriocheir sinensis breed Jianghai 21 chromosome 25, ASM2467909v1, whole genome shotgun sequence genome:
- the LOC127003508 gene encoding peptide methionine sulfoxide reductase MsrB-like isoform X2, translated as MGLSSSHDSVSASSNASDKGAGKVTAEEWRKRLTPNQYHITREAGTEPAFTGEFYDHHEAGTYQCVCCGSDLFSSEAKYDSGSGWPSFHTAEGEVVTRTDRAFLMVRTEVLCSKCDAHLGHRFPDGPQPTGLRYCINSAALKFTPKKT; from the exons ATGGGTTTAAGTTCCTCACATGACTCGG TGTCTGCATCCAGCAACGCCTCTGACAAGGGTGCCGGGAAGGTGACAGCCGAGGAATGGAGGAAGCGACTCACCCCAAACCAGTATCACATCACCCGGGAGGCAGGAACAGAGCCG GCCTTTACCGGGGAGTTTTATGACCACCACGAGGCAGGGACGTACCAGTGTGTGTGCTGCGGCTCAGATCTCTTCAG cTCTGAGGCTAAATATGACTCGGGGAGCGGGTGGCCATCTTTCCACACGGCCGAGGGTGAAGTGGTGACCCGCACTGACCGCGCCTTCCTGATGGTTCGAACGGAAGTGCTGTGTAGTAAG tgcgACGCTCACCTGGGACATCGGTTTCCTGACGGGCCGCAGCCGACGGGACTTCGCTACTGCATCAACTCCGCGGCCTTGAAGTTCACACCGAAGAAGAcgtga
- the LOC127003507 gene encoding glucose-6-phosphate isomerase-like isoform X1 has translation MEGKAYLTDESAYKTLQQYYSSNGAKLNILQMFKEDPDRFKKYSITLSTPSDGDILFDYSKNRINGEVMKLLMDLARARKVEASRDAMFSGEKINFTEDRAVLHIALRNRSNTPVMVNGEDVMPGVNAVLAHMKEFCGKVISGDWKGYTGKAITDVVNIGIGGSDLGPLMVTEALKPYAIGPNVHFVSNIDGTHMAKTLKLLNAETTLFIIASKTFTTQETITNATSAKKWFLDTAKDASAVAKHFVALSTNGPKVKDFGIDEANMFGFWDWVGGRYSLWSAIGLSIALHIGYDNFEKLLAGAHFMDNHYKTAPLEQNIPVILAMLGVWYSNFYGAETHALLPYDQYLHRFAAYFQQGDMESNGKYVTRSGRTVQYSTGPIVWGEPGTNGQHAFYQLIHQGTRLIPADFIAPAKSHNPIADNLHHKLLLANFLAQTEALMKGKTPAEVEAELSKAGMPEDQKKRILPHKVFEGNRPTNSIMVESLTPFTLGALVVMYEMKIFTQGVVWDINSFDQWGVELGKQLAKAIEPELQDKNPVSSHDASTNGLINFIKNHL, from the exons atggaggGGAAAGCCTATCTCACCGACGAGTCCGCCTACAAGACCCTCCAGCAGTACTACAGCAGCAATGGCGCCAAACTTAATATCCTGCAGATGTTCAAGGAGGACCCGGACCGCTTCAAGAAATACAG CATCACCTTGAGCACACCTAGCGATGGCGACATTCTCTTTGACTACAGCAAGAACCGCATCAATGGCGAGGTGATGAAGCTCCTCATGGACCTG GCCCGGGCCCGCAAGGTGGAGGCTTCACGGGATGCCATGTTCTCCGGGGAAAAGATCAACTTCACCGAGGACCGAGCAGTCTTGCACATTGCCCTGCGGAACCGTTCCAACACCCCTGTCATGGTGAACGGGGAGGACGTGATGCCCGGGGTGAACGCTGTGCTTGCCCACATGAAGGAGTTCTGTGGCAAG GTCATCTCCGGCGACTGGAAAGGCTACACAGGCAAGGCCATTACTGATGTGGTGAACATTGGCATTGGCGGCTCTGACCTCGGCCCCCTCATGGTCACCGAGGCCCTCAAGCCGTACGCTATCGGCCCCAACGTCCACTTCGTGTCCAACATTGACGGCACACACATGGCCAAGACCCTCAAG CTCCTGAACGCGGAGACGACCCTCTTCATCATCGCCTCCAAGACTTTCACCACCCAGGAGACCATCACCAACGCCACCTCCGCCAAGAAGTGGTTCCTCGACACCGCCAAGGAT GCTTCAGCTGTGGCCAAGCACTTCGTCGCCCTGTCCACCAACGGGCCCAAGGTAAAGGACTTTGGCATTGACGAGGCCAACATGTTCGGCTTCTGGGACTGGGTGGGCGGCCGCTACTCCCTGTGGTCAGCTATCGGCCTTTCCATCGCCCTGCACATCGGTTACGACAACTTTGAGAAGCTCCTCGCTGGCGCCCACTTCATGGATAACCACTACAAGACGGCTCCCCTTGAACAAAAC ATTCCTGTGATCCTGGCCATGTTGGGGGTGTGGTACTCGAACTTCTATGGCGCTGAGACCCATGCCCTGCTGCCTTATGACCAGTACCTGCACCGCTTTGCcgcgtacttccagcagggagACATGGAGTCCAACGGAAA GTACGTTACAAGGAGCGGGCGCACGGTTCAGTACAGCACGGGGCCCATCGTGTGGGGCGAGCCGGGCACCAACGGGCAGCACGCCTTCTACCAGCTCATCCACCAGGGCACACGCCTCATCCCCGCTGACTTCATCGCCCCAGCCAAGTCACACAACCCCATCGCCGACAACCTCCACCACAAG CTGCTCCTGGCTAACTTCCTTGCCCAGACGGAGGCTCTCATGAAGGGCAAGACTCCTGCTGAGGTGGAGGCAGAGCTGAGCAAGGCCGGCATGCCTGAGGACCAGAAGAAGCGGATCCTCCCCCACAAGGTGTTCGAGGGTAACCGCCCCACCAACTCCATCATGGTGGAGAgcctcacccccttcaccctcGGCGCCCTCGTTGTCATGTACGAGATGAAGATCTTCACCCAGGGCGTCGTCTGGGACATCAACTCCTTCGACCAGTGGGG CGTTGAGCTCGGCAAGCAGCTGGCCAAGGCCATTGAGCCTGAGCTGCAGGACAAGAACCCCGTGTCCTCGCATGACGCCTCCACCAACGGCCTCATCAACTTCATCAAGAACCATCTCTAA
- the LOC127003507 gene encoding glucose-6-phosphate isomerase-like isoform X2 has protein sequence MEGKAYLTDESAYKTLQQYYSSNGAKLNILQMFKEDPDRFKKYSITLSTPSDGDILFDYSKNRINGEVMKLLMDLARARKVEASRDAMFSGEKINFTEDRAVLHIALRNRSNTPVMVNGEDVMPGVNAVLAHMKEFCGKVISGDWKGYTGKAITDVVNIGIGGSDLGPLMVTEALKPYAIGPNVHFVSNIDGTHMAKTLKLLNAETTLFIIASKTFTTQETITNATSAKKWFLDTAKDASAVAKHFVALSTNGPKVKDFGIDEANMFGFWDWVGGRYSLWSAIGLSIALHIGYDNFEKLLAGAHFMDNHYKTAPLEQNIPVILAMLGVWYSNFYGAETHALLPYDQYLHRFAAYFQQGDMESNGKYVTRSGRTVQYSTGPIVWGEPGTNGQHAFYQLIHQGTRLIPADFIAPAKSHNPIADNLHHKLLLANFLAQTEALMKGKTPAEVEAELSKAGMPEDQKKRILPHKVFEGNRPTNSIMVESLTPFTLGALVVMYEMKIFTQGVVWDINSFDQWG, from the exons atggaggGGAAAGCCTATCTCACCGACGAGTCCGCCTACAAGACCCTCCAGCAGTACTACAGCAGCAATGGCGCCAAACTTAATATCCTGCAGATGTTCAAGGAGGACCCGGACCGCTTCAAGAAATACAG CATCACCTTGAGCACACCTAGCGATGGCGACATTCTCTTTGACTACAGCAAGAACCGCATCAATGGCGAGGTGATGAAGCTCCTCATGGACCTG GCCCGGGCCCGCAAGGTGGAGGCTTCACGGGATGCCATGTTCTCCGGGGAAAAGATCAACTTCACCGAGGACCGAGCAGTCTTGCACATTGCCCTGCGGAACCGTTCCAACACCCCTGTCATGGTGAACGGGGAGGACGTGATGCCCGGGGTGAACGCTGTGCTTGCCCACATGAAGGAGTTCTGTGGCAAG GTCATCTCCGGCGACTGGAAAGGCTACACAGGCAAGGCCATTACTGATGTGGTGAACATTGGCATTGGCGGCTCTGACCTCGGCCCCCTCATGGTCACCGAGGCCCTCAAGCCGTACGCTATCGGCCCCAACGTCCACTTCGTGTCCAACATTGACGGCACACACATGGCCAAGACCCTCAAG CTCCTGAACGCGGAGACGACCCTCTTCATCATCGCCTCCAAGACTTTCACCACCCAGGAGACCATCACCAACGCCACCTCCGCCAAGAAGTGGTTCCTCGACACCGCCAAGGAT GCTTCAGCTGTGGCCAAGCACTTCGTCGCCCTGTCCACCAACGGGCCCAAGGTAAAGGACTTTGGCATTGACGAGGCCAACATGTTCGGCTTCTGGGACTGGGTGGGCGGCCGCTACTCCCTGTGGTCAGCTATCGGCCTTTCCATCGCCCTGCACATCGGTTACGACAACTTTGAGAAGCTCCTCGCTGGCGCCCACTTCATGGATAACCACTACAAGACGGCTCCCCTTGAACAAAAC ATTCCTGTGATCCTGGCCATGTTGGGGGTGTGGTACTCGAACTTCTATGGCGCTGAGACCCATGCCCTGCTGCCTTATGACCAGTACCTGCACCGCTTTGCcgcgtacttccagcagggagACATGGAGTCCAACGGAAA GTACGTTACAAGGAGCGGGCGCACGGTTCAGTACAGCACGGGGCCCATCGTGTGGGGCGAGCCGGGCACCAACGGGCAGCACGCCTTCTACCAGCTCATCCACCAGGGCACACGCCTCATCCCCGCTGACTTCATCGCCCCAGCCAAGTCACACAACCCCATCGCCGACAACCTCCACCACAAG CTGCTCCTGGCTAACTTCCTTGCCCAGACGGAGGCTCTCATGAAGGGCAAGACTCCTGCTGAGGTGGAGGCAGAGCTGAGCAAGGCCGGCATGCCTGAGGACCAGAAGAAGCGGATCCTCCCCCACAAGGTGTTCGAGGGTAACCGCCCCACCAACTCCATCATGGTGGAGAgcctcacccccttcaccctcGGCGCCCTCGTTGTCATGTACGAGATGAAGATCTTCACCCAGGGCGTCGTCTGGGACATCAACTCCTTCGACCAGTGGGGGTGA
- the LOC127003508 gene encoding peptide methionine sulfoxide reductase MsrB-like isoform X1, with translation MAGLGLRRGVASLWRYAASTSGRGFMVCSAVSASSNASDKGAGKVTAEEWRKRLTPNQYHITREAGTEPAFTGEFYDHHEAGTYQCVCCGSDLFSSEAKYDSGSGWPSFHTAEGEVVTRTDRAFLMVRTEVLCSKCDAHLGHRFPDGPQPTGLRYCINSAALKFTPKKT, from the exons ATGGCAGGGCTGGGGCTGAGGCGAGGAGTGGCTTCCCTATGGCGTTATGCAGCAAGCACCAGTGGCAGGGGCTTCATGGTGTGTTCTGCAG TGTCTGCATCCAGCAACGCCTCTGACAAGGGTGCCGGGAAGGTGACAGCCGAGGAATGGAGGAAGCGACTCACCCCAAACCAGTATCACATCACCCGGGAGGCAGGAACAGAGCCG GCCTTTACCGGGGAGTTTTATGACCACCACGAGGCAGGGACGTACCAGTGTGTGTGCTGCGGCTCAGATCTCTTCAG cTCTGAGGCTAAATATGACTCGGGGAGCGGGTGGCCATCTTTCCACACGGCCGAGGGTGAAGTGGTGACCCGCACTGACCGCGCCTTCCTGATGGTTCGAACGGAAGTGCTGTGTAGTAAG tgcgACGCTCACCTGGGACATCGGTTTCCTGACGGGCCGCAGCCGACGGGACTTCGCTACTGCATCAACTCCGCGGCCTTGAAGTTCACACCGAAGAAGAcgtga